A stretch of DNA from Streptomyces xanthii:
ACGGCGGTGGCAGCGGTGGCTATCGCAGCGGTCAGCTTGATGGAGCGGCCACGCTTGTGAGTTGCCATGAAGAGGGGTCTCCTCGTGGTGTGTGGGGGGATGTGAAGTTCTGCGCACAAGACAGCGTGCGCGCACGGTTCTACGCGCGTGGGGGCGCGCAAATTCGTGCAACCTCGGTCAATCTCCGGAAGATGTCCCGGGGTTGGGACGAAACCCTGTCCGATTGACGCGATCAGATCAAGGCCTACATACACCTGTGACTTGTTCAACAAGGTTCTGTAATAACAAACAAGACAGATCGGCCAGGCGGCGCAGCAATTCGTGCCAGGACGACAGCACTTGACAGCAAAAGGCGAGGGCCCGCGTCGGGTGACGCGGGCCCTCACTTGTGAAGAAATCCGGAGCGGAATCCGGGACGGATCAAGCGACGGCGGACAGCCCGTTCCCCTCGGACCCGCCGTTCTCCCCGGACTCCCGCCGCTGCTCCGACTCCTCGAACGACGCGAGGGTGCGGCCGAAGTCACGGGTGGACAGCAGCAGCTTGTAGATGATGGCGAGTTCGAAGACGAGCAGCAGGGCGCCCGCGACGACGGTCGCGCCGATCACCTGGTCGACGAGCGGGCCGACGATGAAGACGGCCATCTGGAACTCGATGCCGCTCACCAGGTGCGTGCGGATGCGGTGCCGCAGCAGGAAGGAGCGGAAGCGCAGGTAGATCGGGAAGCGGCTGCGGAACTCCTGGTGCAGGTCGACGACCTGCGCCTTGCGCCGCTTGACGGGCGCCTCCTCGCCGGCCTCCTCCCGCGCCTCGTCGGCCGGGACGGCCTCCTGCTCCTCCAGGGCCTCCTCGTCGCGCGCGTCCTGCGAGGCGGTGCGCAGGTCCTGCTCGATGTCGGCCTCGGGGTTGGCCCGCAGCAGGTCCTCCATGAAGGCGATGCCCGCCGCGTTCTCGGCCCGGCGGGCGGCGCGCATACGCGACTTGATCTGCTTGCGCATCGTGTGCCGGGTCTTGAAGATCTCCAGCGAGTTGATGTAACGCAGGCCGTCGAGGAAGACGACGACCACCGCGAGCCACACATAGATGAGCTCACCGGTGCGGTGGTACTGGCCGGCCATCAGCGCGACGGCACAGGCCATGACGCGGATGCGGTCGAAGATGTAGTCGAGCCACGCGCCGAAGACGGAGCCCTGCCCGGTGAGGCGGGCGACCTTGCCGTCCATGCAGTCGAGGATGAAGCTCAGGTGGTAGACGACCGCGCCCAGGATCAGCCAGCGCCAGTCCCCCATCGCGAAGCAGGCGGCGGAGACCAGACCGAGCAGCAGGGCTCCCCAGGTGATCTGGTTCGGCGTGATGCGCGTCCATCGGGCCGTCAGCCGGACGAGCGGCGTGGCGACCGGATCGACGAGCAGCACGGTCCACCAGGCATCGCGCTTCTTCTGGGTGATGCGACGTACCTCGCGCAACGGCGGTATGTCTCGGGGCATCGTGCCGACCATCTTTCCTCTGTTCAGAACATGTTCACCTCACGCTAGGAAGCGGTTTCAGCAAGATTCAAGATGCTCGGTGTACAACCTTTACCGAGGGGTAACGGTCGTACGGGGCAACCGGATCCAGGAGAGCTGCAAGGAGATCCGCCGTTACCCGAGCGTTATCCGACCGAGCGGATTCCGTGCCTCCCCCGTCGGCGGCTACCGCTGGTACCGCGCCAGGACCAGGTTCCCGTCGTCGACCAGGCGGCGGCGCAGTTCGCCGAGGCCGATCGCGCCGCTGTAGTACTCCTGGAGCGCGGGGGTGGCCACTTTGTCCTTCCACTCCGGATAGCCCCGCACCGACTGGGCCGGCGCCGGGCTCAGGTGCGCGGCGAGGGCCGTGCCGACCGCCCAGTCGTCCTTCGCGGTGCGCAGCGCCGGGTCCTTCAGGGCCTCGGCGCCCGTGGGCAGCATCCAGTCGCCGCGCGCGAGCCGCACCATGTTCGGCGGCCGCAGCAGGAAGTCGATGAACCGCGCGGCCTCCTTCTTGTGCGGGCTGTCCTCGGCGACCGACAGGGTCTGCGGGCTGACGCCCTGGGCGAGCCCGTCGGCCCCGGCCGGTGCGGGCAGCACCTGCCAGTCGAAGCCCTTCGGCGCCTGCTGCGCGATCTGCTGGCGATAGGAGAAGCCGAGCGGGACCATCGCGTACTTCCCGGCGAAGAAGCCGGGCAGGGTGTCGGAGCCGCCCATGCCGAGGGTCGTGCCGGAGGCGCTGCGGTCGGTGTTCACCTGGTCGTGCACCGTCCGCGGCACGACCGCGTCGGCGGCCCCGAAGCGGACGGTGACCTTGCCGTCGGCCCCGCGGTGGAACAGCCGGCCGCCCGCCGAGAGGGACAGGTTCAGGGTCGCCGACACGGGTTCCTTGAGCGGCCAGGCCACCCCGTAGCGGCCCTTGCCGCTGAGCTTGCGGGTGACCGCGCGGAACTCGTCCCAGGTCCACGGGTGCGCGGGCGTCGGCACCCGGACCCCTGACTCCTTCAGCAGCTTCGCGTTCGCGACGAGGACGCGCGGCTCCTGGAGGAACGGGACGCCGTACACGCCGCCGGCGAAGGTCGCCGTCTGCCAACTGCGCTCGGGGATGTCGGACTTCAGCCGGGCGGGAAGGTACGGGCGCAGGTCGGCGAGGTGGCCGCCGTACGCGAAGTCGGCGAGGTCGTCGGAGGCGTCGTGGATGATGTCGGGCGCCTCGCCGCCCTCGAAGGAGGTGAGGAGCTGGTCGTGGACGCTGTCCCAGCTGCCCTGGACGTACTTGACGCGGATGTCGGGGTGCAGCTCGTTCCACTCCGCGACGAGCTGCTTGTTGGCGTCGACGGACTCCTTCTGCCAGGCCAGCGACTGGAACTCGAGGGTGATCCGGCCGCTCCCGTCCGCCCCGTCGCCCGAGTCGCCGGTGCAGCCGGCGAGGAGCAGGGTCAGGGACGCGGCGAGCGCGGTCAGGGTCGTCCGGAGCCCGGTGACACGACAGGGCATCACTTCACCGCCCCCGCCAGCAGGCCGCCGGTGATCCGCCGCTGGATCACGGAGAAGATCAGCAGGGACGGCAGGGTCGCGAGGAACGCGGCGGCGGCGAGCGGCCCGAGGTCGGCGACGCCCTCGGCGCCCAGGAAGTGGGTGAGGATCACCGGCAGGGTCTGCCTCTCGGGCGACTTCATCAGGACCAGCGCGAAGAAGAACTCGTTCCACGCCGTCACGAACGCGAACAGGCCCGTCGCTACGATGCCCGGCGTCAGCAGCGGCGCCGTCACGGAGACGAGGATCCGCAGCCGGCCCGCGCCGTCGACGGCCGCCGCCTCCTCCATCTCGCGCGGCACGGCCCGTACGTAGCCGACGAGCATCCAGAGCGCGAAGGGCAGCGCCCACACGACGTAGACCATGATCAGGCCGGGCAGCGCGTTGATCAGGTGCAGGTTCTTCAGGATCAGGAACAGCGGGATGATCACCAGGACGAAGGGGAACGCCTGGCTGACCACGACCCAGCCGGTCGCCGCCCGCGACAGGAACGAGCGGTGCCGGGCCATCACATAGGCCATCGGGGTCGCGATGACGACGGCGATGACAGCGGCCGACACGGCCACGAGCAGCGAGTTCCCGGCGGCGCGCAGCAGTGGCTGCTCGTCGAAGGCCTGCCGGAAGTTGTCGAGGGTGGGGTCCTTCGGGATCCAGGTGGGGTGCAGGCTCGCGAGTTCGCGCGGGGGTTTGAACGCGGTGGAGACCAGCCACAGGAACGGGAAGGCCAGGAAGACCAGATAGGCGAGGAGCGCGAGGTACTGGCCCGCGCGGGCGGGCTTCGAGGTCCGCATCACTGCTCGTCGGCTCCCTTCAGCCGGCCCACAAGATAGAGGGCGAGGAGCACGGAGATCACGGCGACCATGACGCAGCCCATCGCCGCCGCGTAGCCGAACTGGCCGTAGCGGAAGGCCTCTTCGTACGCGAACAGCATCGGCAGGCGGGTGCGGCCGCCGGGGCCGCCGTTGGTCAGGACGTAGACGAGGGCGAAGGAGTTGAAGTTCCAGATGAAGTTGAGCGCGGTGACGGCGAGGGCCACCGGGCGGATCGCGGGCCAGGTCACCGTGCGGAAGCGGCGCCAGGCGCCGGCCCCGTCCATGGCGGCCGCCTCGTGCAGCTCGCGCGGGGTGTTCTGGAGCCCGGCGAGCAGGGCGACGGTGGTCTGCGGCATGCCCGCCCAGACGCCGACGACGATGACGGCGGGCAGCGCGGTGGCGAGCCCGGTCAGCCAGTCCCGGCCGTCGCCGAGGCCGAGGTCCGCCAGCGTCTGGTTGAGGACGCCCGCGTCGGGGTGGTAGACGAGCCGCCACATGATGCCGACGACGACCTCCGGCATCGCCCAGGGGACGATCGCGAGGGCCCGCGCCAGCCAGCGGAAGCGGAGGTTCTGGTTGAGCAGGAGGGCCAGGCCGAGCGCGAGCAGGAACTGCGGCACGGTGACGCCGACGGCCCACAGCAGGCCGATGCGGAACGAGTCCCAGAACAGGGTGTCGTGCAACAGGTCGCTGAAGTTGAGGGCGCCGACCCACCGGGTGGGCTCGGTGCGGCCCGACTGGGCGTCGGTGAGCGAGAGGCCGATCCCGTACAGGAGGGGGCCGACGCTCAGGACGAGGATGGGCAGCAGCGCGGGCAGCACGAGGAACCAGGCACCGCGGTCGCCCGGGGGTCCGGCGCCGCGGGGCGCACGGGCCGGGCGGTCCGTCGCGGGTCGCTTCACTGTGGTCGCCGTGGTCACCGGTGCGACTCCTTCGGGCCGGTTCGGGCGTTCGGACGGCACGTGCGGCTTCCGGCCGCCCCGGCGGCCCATGTCATGGCTCTGTCATGGTCGTGACCCCGTCCTGCCACGTCAAGACATTCGGACGAGTGCGAGACTGAGCCCGTGGCTCAGGCAGGAAGCGCGGGAGGCTCATGATGGACGAGGCACGGGCACGGGACGTGCTGGCGCGCGCGGGTGTGGTGGACGGACCGGCATCCGGCGCCCGGCTGCTCGCCCTCGGGGAGAACGCGGTGTTCGCCGCCGGGGACCTGGTCGTCAAGGTGGGCCGGGACAGCGCCACGGGCGGGACCGAACTGCTCGACCGGGCGCGCCGCGAGGTGGCGATCACCGGCTACCTGGCCGAGCACGGGGTGCCCGCGGTGCGCGCCGCGAAGGACGACGTGCTCGTGGTCGACGGGCACCCGGTGACCGTGTGGCACCGCATCCCCGACGCGGTGCGGCCCGCCGAGCCGCGCGATCTGGCCGAACTGCTGAAGCGGGTGCACGCGCTGCCCGCGCCCACCGGCATCACCCTGCCGCGGCGGGAGTTGCTGGGCGGCGTCGAGCGGTGGCTGCGCCTTGCCGGGGACGCGATCGATCCGGCCGACGCGGACTATCTGCGGGAGCGGCGGGACGGGTTCGCCTCCGCCGCGGCCGCGCTCACCCCGCACCTCGCCCCCGGGCCGATCCACGGGGACGCCCTGCCCCGCAACGTGCACATCGGGCCGGACGGGCCGGTGCTCGTCGACCTGGAGACGTTCTCCTGCGACCTGCGGGAGCACGACCTCGTCGTGATGGCGCTGTCCCGGGACCGGTACGGGGTGCCCGCGGCGGCCTACGACGCGTTCGTCGGGGCGTACGGGTGGGATGTGCGCGAGTGGGAGGGGTGCGCCGTGCTGCGGGGGGCCCGGGAGACCGCGTCCTGTGCGTGGGTCGCCCAGCACGCGCCGAGCAACCCCAAGGCGCTGGCCGAGTTCCGGCGGAGGGTGGCGTCCTTGCGGGACGGGGATCCGGCCGTGCGGTGGTATCCGTTCTAGGGTCGGCTCTCCCGCCGTGGGCACGGGGCTCCGCCCCGGACCCCGGTCCTCAAACGCCGGACGGGCTGGGTTCGCTGGGATCCACGGCGAGCTCGCGTATGGGCCACACCGGGTCCACCGTCGCGGTCTCGTCACCCTTGCTTCTCAGGAAGGCCTGGAAGTCCGTCGCCCACTGCGCGTACCAGTCCACCTGACGGCGGTGCAGTTCGGCGGGGCCGAGGGCGGCGACCTTCGCGTGGCGCTCGCCTATCGCGCGGGCCAGCCGGGCCGCGGCCAGCGCGTCGGCCGAGGCGTCGTGCGCGGCGTCGAGCGTGACGCCGTACTCCGTGCAGACCGCCTCCAGGTTCCGCTTGCCCCTGCGGTAGCGGTCCACGCTGCGGTCGATCGTGTACGGGTCGACGACCGGGGCCGGGTCGAAGCCGAGCCGCTCGCGCAGCGAGGGCAGTCCGTACCGGGCCAGTTCGGCGGAGAGCAGGGTCAGGTCGAACGTCGCGTTGTACGCCACCACCGGGACGCCCGTGCGCCAGTACCCGACGAGGACCTCGGCGATCGCGTCGGCGACCCGGTCCGCCGGCTCGCCCTCGGCTCTCGCCCGCTCGTCGCTGATGCCGTGCACGGCGACCGCGTCGGCGGGGATGGGGACGCCCGGGTCCGCGAGCCACTGGCGGTGCCCGAGCACCGCGCCGTCCCTGACCTCGATGACCGCGCCGGTGACGATGCGCGCCTCGCGCGGATCCGTCCCCGTCGTCTCCAGGTCGAAGCCGATCAGCAGCTCCCGGTGCCAGCCCATGGCAGCCCCCTTCTCGTGGTGCGTTCCCCCAGTGGCCACCACCTTCGCACGGGCCACTGACAATCGGCCCGGCACCCCGTTCCCGCGGGATCTACGACACCGGCCGCGCGTCCGCCCAGGCCTGCTCGAATTCGTCGCGGTACGTCACGAAGAGCCCGTTCTCCCCGGTGTCCGGGGACCGGCCCGAGCGGACCACGCGGCCCCCGCCGCGCAGCACGAGCACCGGCGCCTCCATGCCGCGGGCGCGCCGCAGATAGGTCTGCACGACGGCGACCCCGTCCGAGCCGTCCCCGTCGACGAGGTACGCGGTGAAGCGCGGGGTCTCGTCGAAGACCTGGATCTCGAAGGCCCCGGGGTCGCGCAGCCGGGCCCGCACGCGCCGCA
This window harbors:
- a CDS encoding 3'-5' exonuclease, whose translation is MGWHRELLIGFDLETTGTDPREARIVTGAVIEVRDGAVLGHRQWLADPGVPIPADAVAVHGISDERARAEGEPADRVADAIAEVLVGYWRTGVPVVAYNATFDLTLLSAELARYGLPSLRERLGFDPAPVVDPYTIDRSVDRYRRGKRNLEAVCTEYGVTLDAAHDASADALAAARLARAIGERHAKVAALGPAELHRRQVDWYAQWATDFQAFLRSKGDETATVDPVWPIRELAVDPSEPSPSGV
- a CDS encoding ABC transporter substrate-binding protein; translated protein: MPCRVTGLRTTLTALAASLTLLLAGCTGDSGDGADGSGRITLEFQSLAWQKESVDANKQLVAEWNELHPDIRVKYVQGSWDSVHDQLLTSFEGGEAPDIIHDASDDLADFAYGGHLADLRPYLPARLKSDIPERSWQTATFAGGVYGVPFLQEPRVLVANAKLLKESGVRVPTPAHPWTWDEFRAVTRKLSGKGRYGVAWPLKEPVSATLNLSLSAGGRLFHRGADGKVTVRFGAADAVVPRTVHDQVNTDRSASGTTLGMGGSDTLPGFFAGKYAMVPLGFSYRQQIAQQAPKGFDWQVLPAPAGADGLAQGVSPQTLSVAEDSPHKKEAARFIDFLLRPPNMVRLARGDWMLPTGAEALKDPALRTAKDDWAVGTALAAHLSPAPAQSVRGYPEWKDKVATPALQEYYSGAIGLGELRRRLVDDGNLVLARYQR
- a CDS encoding phosphotransferase enzyme family protein — protein: MDEARARDVLARAGVVDGPASGARLLALGENAVFAAGDLVVKVGRDSATGGTELLDRARREVAITGYLAEHGVPAVRAAKDDVLVVDGHPVTVWHRIPDAVRPAEPRDLAELLKRVHALPAPTGITLPRRELLGGVERWLRLAGDAIDPADADYLRERRDGFASAAAALTPHLAPGPIHGDALPRNVHIGPDGPVLVDLETFSCDLREHDLVVMALSRDRYGVPAAAYDAFVGAYGWDVREWEGCAVLRGARETASCAWVAQHAPSNPKALAEFRRRVASLRDGDPAVRWYPF
- a CDS encoding carbohydrate ABC transporter permease, which gives rise to MRTSKPARAGQYLALLAYLVFLAFPFLWLVSTAFKPPRELASLHPTWIPKDPTLDNFRQAFDEQPLLRAAGNSLLVAVSAAVIAVVIATPMAYVMARHRSFLSRAATGWVVVSQAFPFVLVIIPLFLILKNLHLINALPGLIMVYVVWALPFALWMLVGYVRAVPREMEEAAAVDGAGRLRILVSVTAPLLTPGIVATGLFAFVTAWNEFFFALVLMKSPERQTLPVILTHFLGAEGVADLGPLAAAAFLATLPSLLIFSVIQRRITGGLLAGAVK
- a CDS encoding carbohydrate ABC transporter permease — protein: MTTATTVKRPATDRPARAPRGAGPPGDRGAWFLVLPALLPILVLSVGPLLYGIGLSLTDAQSGRTEPTRWVGALNFSDLLHDTLFWDSFRIGLLWAVGVTVPQFLLALGLALLLNQNLRFRWLARALAIVPWAMPEVVVGIMWRLVYHPDAGVLNQTLADLGLGDGRDWLTGLATALPAVIVVGVWAGMPQTTVALLAGLQNTPRELHEAAAMDGAGAWRRFRTVTWPAIRPVALAVTALNFIWNFNSFALVYVLTNGGPGGRTRLPMLFAYEEAFRYGQFGYAAAMGCVMVAVISVLLALYLVGRLKGADEQ
- a CDS encoding CDP-alcohol phosphatidyltransferase family protein, which gives rise to MPRDIPPLREVRRITQKKRDAWWTVLLVDPVATPLVRLTARWTRITPNQITWGALLLGLVSAACFAMGDWRWLILGAVVYHLSFILDCMDGKVARLTGQGSVFGAWLDYIFDRIRVMACAVALMAGQYHRTGELIYVWLAVVVVFLDGLRYINSLEIFKTRHTMRKQIKSRMRAARRAENAAGIAFMEDLLRANPEADIEQDLRTASQDARDEEALEEQEAVPADEAREEAGEEAPVKRRKAQVVDLHQEFRSRFPIYLRFRSFLLRHRIRTHLVSGIEFQMAVFIVGPLVDQVIGATVVAGALLLVFELAIIYKLLLSTRDFGRTLASFEESEQRRESGENGGSEGNGLSAVA